A region from the Brachyspira hampsonii genome encodes:
- the gdhA gene encoding NADP-specific glutamate dehydrogenase gives MNEQLEAIYNKIVKRNPGEAEFHQAVKEVLNTLEVVLKKKPHYVEQKIIERICEPERQIMFRVPWMDDKGEIHVNRGFRVQFSSVIGPYKGGLRFHPSVYLGIIKFLSFEQIFKNALTGLPIGGGKGGSDFDPKGKSDNEVMRFCQSFMTELHRHIGYDIDVPAGDIGVGGREIGYLFGQYKRLKNRFEPGVLTGKGLGYGGSLVRTEATGYGLVYFTDLMLKTNGKNGFEGKKVVVSGSGNVAIYAMQKAAQLGAKVVACSDSNGVIYDENGINLDTVKRLKEVERKRIKEYASAHSSAKYLENGNIWDIACDIAMPCATQNELDAKSAETLVKNGCISVTEGANMPATPEAVEVFQKAGVLFAPGKATNAGGVATSALEMQQNASMDKWDFDYTDNKLKNIMTNIHNTCYQTAEEYGCKGDYLKGANIAGFVKVADIMIPYGLV, from the coding sequence ATGAATGAACAATTAGAAGCTATTTATAACAAAATAGTAAAAAGAAATCCTGGCGAAGCAGAATTTCACCAAGCAGTAAAAGAAGTATTAAACACTTTGGAAGTTGTATTAAAGAAAAAACCTCATTATGTTGAACAAAAAATAATTGAGAGAATATGCGAACCTGAAAGACAAATAATGTTCAGAGTTCCTTGGATGGATGATAAAGGTGAAATACATGTAAATAGAGGATTCCGCGTACAGTTTTCAAGTGTAATAGGACCTTACAAAGGCGGACTTCGTTTTCACCCATCTGTTTATTTAGGTATTATAAAATTTTTAAGCTTTGAGCAGATATTTAAAAATGCTCTTACAGGCTTACCTATAGGCGGCGGTAAAGGAGGTTCTGACTTTGATCCTAAAGGAAAAAGCGACAATGAAGTTATGCGTTTCTGCCAAAGCTTTATGACAGAACTTCACAGACATATAGGTTATGATATTGATGTACCTGCTGGAGACATAGGAGTTGGCGGAAGAGAAATAGGTTATTTATTCGGACAGTATAAAAGACTTAAAAACAGATTTGAACCCGGTGTATTAACAGGAAAAGGTTTAGGATACGGCGGTTCTTTGGTTCGTACTGAGGCTACTGGATACGGACTTGTATATTTCACTGACCTTATGCTTAAAACTAATGGCAAAAATGGTTTTGAGGGTAAAAAAGTTGTAGTTTCTGGTTCTGGTAATGTTGCTATATATGCTATGCAGAAAGCTGCTCAATTAGGTGCTAAAGTTGTTGCTTGTTCTGACTCTAACGGAGTTATTTATGATGAAAACGGCATTAATTTAGACACTGTAAAAAGATTAAAAGAAGTAGAAAGAAAAAGAATTAAAGAATATGCTTCTGCTCATTCTTCTGCTAAATATTTAGAAAATGGAAATATTTGGGATATTGCCTGCGATATAGCTATGCCTTGTGCTACTCAAAATGAGCTTGATGCTAAAAGTGCTGAAACATTGGTTAAAAACGGATGTATATCTGTTACAGAAGGAGCTAACATGCCTGCTACTCCTGAAGCTGTTGAAGTATTCCAAAAAGCTGGAGTATTGTTCGCACCTGGAAAAGCTACAAATGCTGGAGGAGTTGCTACTTCTGCTTTGGAAATGCAGCAAAATGCTTCTATGGATAAATGGGATTTTGATTATACTGATAACAAACTTAAAAACATTATGACTAATATACACAATACTTGTTATCAAACTGCTGAAGAATACGGTTGTAAAGGCGACTATTTAAAAGGTGCTAATATAGCTGGATTTGTAAAAGTAGCTGATATAATGATACCTTACGGTTTAGTTTAA
- a CDS encoding flavin reductase family protein yields MEKINLPKASKITSPNPVAIVCTQKPNGSTNLATVSWYTYLSYNPNMIAYAMAKSSYSGELVRENKKVVITIPSENIKEIVMKCGMDSGRDIDKISKFEIEMQNIPTSSIKVPLHSAAAIQCHLKEYIETGDHYLYICDVEEVYADDKERTVFSWEGYSKIASAKEA; encoded by the coding sequence ATGGAAAAAATAAATTTACCTAAAGCCTCAAAAATTACTTCTCCAAACCCTGTTGCAATAGTATGCACTCAGAAACCTAACGGCAGTACAAATCTAGCAACTGTATCTTGGTATACTTATTTATCTTATAATCCAAATATGATAGCTTATGCAATGGCTAAAAGTTCTTACAGCGGTGAATTAGTTAGAGAAAATAAAAAAGTTGTAATTACAATTCCAAGTGAGAATATTAAAGAAATAGTTATGAAATGTGGTATGGATAGCGGAAGAGATATTGATAAGATATCAAAATTCGAAATAGAAATGCAGAATATTCCTACAAGCAGCATAAAAGTTCCTCTTCATAGTGCAGCTGCAATACAGTGCCATTTAAAAGAGTATATTGAAACAGGAGATCATTATTTATATATATGCGATGTTGAAGAAGTGTATGCTGATGATAAAGAAAGGACTGTATTTTCTTGGGAGGGTTACAGTAAAATAGCATCAGCTAAAGAGGCATAA
- a CDS encoding BspA family leucine-rich repeat surface protein produces MKKYKPTTKEELKRLVFTNNGIKLSCIDTSLITDMSDLFNESKRKDFDGIEEWDTSNVENMSYMFAYMDYNVLGKYSMTEFNSNLNNWNVSKVKNMIYMFAYCTYFNQPLNKWDVSNVENMSGMFLGAKKFNQPLNNWNVSKVKDMSDMFHSCEAFNRPLDKWDVSNVKDMSNMFNVALKFNQNINNWNVSNVEDLSKTFRYCKAFDQPLNDWDVSNVKNMGGIFEDCEIFNQPLDKWDTSNVESMEHAFKACGKFNQPLNSWNMSKVTNIEHMFAFTGEFNQPLDKWDTRNVISVMLLFAYAHKFDHYESLANWNLDSLQAISIICDDTDKLPTRIQVYRQAFFPKDDIISITKFNVKEIYELIADDKNKKVVRLKKRLESDFSSELSFVTNNYNFKTIEKAEKYAERNYNAKKYDKKLEFIKNCHVLIKDKSREVNINLIKYIYSEYLSLKKIIKRLEKIDNMVNLLDLKSFVNFTKEIYLKNQDEDITAFVYAMYGGDEALKKIEELIYTIESKNLLTMISFNIESRYAQSLLYKIYINSTKSAIRKEALEMINELLEKINIGYTEFRLRCIPNYGFNFQGEKILDDDYKLIVNNDYTLTLFDIKNNKELKKVPQSIDKKLKEEIKELGKEVDKFINHSSHILSIMLINCDILSYDLFKEVFIDNYLMNKFSSGLIWNLYDKDKNFITTFRYTSDGNYLNIENEKIKINADNFMSLASPIEMDDETIDKWRKQLEDCQLSQPINQFTDIKLDKDNLKKEIKKIKNIDTSYGAFNFFAKKYEMHINDVLGDNVIYTFTSNDGDIFTISSKVDEDIEYDDLVNITIDFKKAKNKKEISKRFVYTFLIFIILDFRLTDLF; encoded by the coding sequence ATGAAAAAATATAAACCAACAACAAAAGAAGAATTAAAAAGATTAGTATTCACCAACAACGGTATAAAACTTAGTTGTATTGATACAAGTCTTATCACAGATATGAGCGACCTTTTTAATGAAAGTAAAAGAAAAGATTTTGATGGCATAGAAGAGTGGGATACTTCTAATGTTGAGAATATGTCTTATATGTTTGCATATATGGACTACAATGTTTTGGGAAAATATTCAATGACAGAGTTTAATTCTAATTTAAATAATTGGAATGTATCAAAAGTGAAAAACATGATTTATATGTTTGCTTATTGTACATATTTTAATCAGCCTTTAAATAAATGGGACGTTTCAAATGTGGAAAATATGTCTGGCATGTTTTTGGGTGCTAAAAAGTTTAATCAGCCTTTAAATAATTGGAATGTATCTAAAGTGAAAGATATGAGCGATATGTTTCATAGCTGTGAAGCATTTAATAGACCTTTGGACAAATGGGATGTTTCTAATGTTAAAGATATGTCTAATATGTTTAATGTGGCTTTGAAATTTAATCAGAATATAAATAATTGGAATGTATCTAATGTTGAAGATTTATCAAAGACGTTTCGTTATTGTAAAGCTTTTGATCAGCCTCTTAATGATTGGGATGTATCTAATGTGAAAAATATGGGAGGTATATTTGAGGACTGTGAAATTTTTAATCAGCCTTTAGATAAATGGGATACTTCTAATGTTGAAAGTATGGAACATGCATTTAAAGCATGCGGTAAATTTAATCAGCCTTTAAATAGCTGGAATATGTCTAAAGTAACAAATATAGAGCATATGTTTGCTTTTACAGGCGAATTTAATCAGCCTCTTGATAAATGGGATACAAGAAATGTCATTAGTGTAATGTTGTTGTTTGCCTATGCACACAAGTTTGATCATTATGAATCTTTAGCAAATTGGAATTTAGATAGTTTACAAGCTATAAGTATAATTTGTGATGATACGGATAAATTACCTACAAGAATTCAAGTATATAGGCAGGCATTTTTTCCTAAGGACGATATTATAAGTATAACAAAATTTAATGTTAAAGAAATATATGAGCTTATTGCAGATGATAAAAATAAAAAAGTTGTAAGATTGAAAAAAAGACTTGAAAGTGATTTCTCATCAGAGCTTTCATTTGTTACAAATAATTATAATTTCAAAACTATAGAAAAAGCAGAAAAGTATGCTGAAAGAAATTACAATGCTAAAAAATATGATAAGAAACTTGAGTTTATAAAGAATTGCCATGTATTAATAAAAGATAAATCAAGAGAAGTAAATATCAATCTTATAAAGTATATATATTCAGAATATTTGTCTTTAAAGAAAATTATTAAAAGATTAGAAAAAATTGATAATATGGTTAATTTGCTTGATTTAAAATCATTTGTGAATTTTACTAAAGAGATTTATTTAAAAAATCAAGATGAAGATATTACTGCTTTTGTTTATGCTATGTACGGAGGAGATGAAGCTTTAAAGAAAATAGAAGAATTAATTTATACTATTGAATCAAAAAATCTACTTACAATGATAAGCTTTAATATAGAAAGCAGATATGCTCAGAGTTTATTATATAAAATATATATAAATTCAACTAAAAGTGCAATTCGTAAAGAAGCACTAGAAATGATTAATGAGTTACTAGAAAAAATTAATATAGGTTATACTGAATTTAGATTAAGATGTATACCAAATTACGGATTTAATTTTCAAGGTGAAAAAATATTAGATGATGATTATAAATTAATTGTTAATAATGATTATACTTTAACTTTATTCGATATAAAAAATAATAAAGAATTAAAAAAAGTACCTCAAAGTATTGATAAAAAATTAAAAGAAGAAATAAAAGAATTAGGAAAAGAAGTAGATAAGTTTATTAATCATAGCTCACATATTTTAAGTATTATGCTGATAAACTGTGATATATTAAGCTACGATTTATTCAAAGAAGTTTTTATTGATAATTATTTAATGAATAAATTTAGTTCTGGTTTAATATGGAACTTGTATGATAAAGATAAAAACTTTATAACAACTTTCAGATATACAAGCGATGGAAACTATTTAAACATAGAAAATGAAAAAATAAAAATTAATGCTGATAATTTCATGAGTTTGGCAAGTCCTATAGAAATGGACGATGAAACTATAGATAAATGGAGAAAACAGCTTGAAGATTGCCAATTATCACAGCCTATAAATCAATTTACAGATATAAAATTAGATAAAGATAATTTGAAAAAAGAAATAAAAAAGATAAAAAATATAGATACAAGCTACGGAGCTTTTAACTTCTTTGCTAAAAAATATGAAATGCATATCAACGATGTATTAGGAGATAATGTAATATATACATTTACATCAAATGATGGAGATATTTTCACAATATCTTCAAAAGTTGATGAGGATATAGAATATGATGATTTAGTAAATATTACTATTGATTTTAAAAAAGCTAAAAATAAAAAAGAAATAAGTAAAAGATTTGTTTATACATTTTTAATATTTATCATTTTGGATTTTAGACTTACAGATTTATTTTAA
- a CDS encoding tetratricopeptide repeat protein: protein MNIIEKINQFHENDEHEKIIEIINTIAEDERDIELFSLLARAYNNVGKYDDALDNLMYIREEGLDDALWNYRVGYAYYYKGEKEKAENYFKKAYDLNNEDIDAYNFYMLCLEDRDDGINFEERVNRFWKWFEENEEKISDFIDNRYKFSSDEMIEFVSNGVSLISDNLQFNFGGNYEFTFTVEGKEYLFYLTPRIVDAMPDKLKSKWKFFPYMPKQDITNSNFKMYNKDLSFKEILVSAEYDDNTNFFNLKFYNKKLNKLDENYAYNAFYIMLEHAVGENILKLYLLGNVEKVANKLDGMIELTKLYDFITDTLKNKNKDIIVDPINRYTVYECKPTDNFFREDIFIGNTCYMELISDYANYNIDVVVNISKMGARAVYLAYVFSDNKDNNFEDEDINKKLLDERNKITDELESIMGKKGSGKEIGIVLGNAFGVIGGYIDLLLYNQDEFINRAEEVLKNYNYKFRLLKFRQYSDIIKTFNENV, encoded by the coding sequence ATGAACATAATTGAAAAAATCAATCAATTTCATGAAAATGATGAACATGAAAAAATTATTGAGATTATAAATACTATTGCAGAAGATGAAAGAGATATAGAACTTTTTAGTCTTCTTGCCAGAGCCTATAATAATGTTGGAAAATATGATGATGCATTAGATAATTTAATGTATATAAGAGAAGAAGGGCTTGATGATGCTTTATGGAATTATAGGGTAGGTTATGCTTACTACTATAAAGGTGAAAAAGAAAAAGCAGAAAATTATTTTAAAAAGGCTTATGATTTGAATAATGAAGATATTGATGCTTATAATTTTTATATGCTTTGCTTAGAAGACAGAGATGATGGTATCAATTTTGAAGAGAGAGTTAATAGATTTTGGAAATGGTTTGAAGAGAATGAAGAAAAAATATCTGATTTTATAGATAATAGATATAAATTTTCTTCAGATGAAATGATTGAATTTGTTTCTAATGGGGTGTCTTTAATATCTGACAATTTGCAGTTTAATTTCGGTGGTAATTATGAGTTTACATTTACTGTAGAAGGTAAGGAATATTTATTTTATCTTACTCCTAGAATAGTGGATGCTATGCCTGATAAATTAAAAAGCAAATGGAAATTCTTTCCTTATATGCCAAAACAAGATATAACTAATTCTAATTTCAAAATGTATAATAAAGATTTAAGCTTTAAAGAAATTTTAGTATCCGCTGAATATGATGATAATACTAATTTTTTTAATTTGAAGTTCTATAATAAAAAATTAAATAAATTAGATGAAAATTATGCTTATAATGCTTTTTATATAATGCTTGAGCATGCAGTAGGTGAGAATATATTAAAATTATACTTATTAGGAAATGTTGAAAAAGTAGCTAATAAACTTGATGGTATGATAGAGCTTACAAAACTTTATGACTTTATAACAGATACTCTAAAAAATAAAAATAAGGATATTATTGTAGACCCTATAAATAGATATACAGTTTATGAGTGTAAACCTACAGACAATTTCTTTAGAGAAGATATATTCATTGGAAATACTTGTTATATGGAGCTTATTAGTGATTATGCCAATTATAATATAGATGTGGTTGTTAATATTTCCAAAATGGGGGCAAGAGCTGTATATTTAGCTTATGTTTTTTCAGATAATAAAGATAATAATTTTGAAGATGAAGATATAAATAAAAAACTTCTTGATGAAAGAAATAAAATTACAGATGAGCTTGAAAGTATTATGGGTAAAAAAGGAAGCGGTAAAGAAATAGGTATAGTATTGGGTAATGCATTTGGTGTAATTGGCGGATATATAGACTTGCTTTTATACAATCAAGATGAGTTTATAAATAGGGCAGAAGAAGTATTAAAGAATTATAATTATAAATTTAGACTTCTCAAGTTCAGACAGTATTCAGATATTATAAAAACTTTTAATGAAAATGTCTAA
- a CDS encoding cyclic nucleotide-binding domain-containing protein: MINYNKLTLKKNYALFISGQSPSDKFYIIKKGKVLFESYFADNFKYENKKGDIIGMVSAVLDEPYFSTAKVTEELEALEIDVKEIEKIDNSILLNKIYQHLINIMEVWVKKYYYFLSKYAKIDASTKIDVEKLAKAYKDAGFDDAVLKICENNKHIEKSIGKINKIEEPKELAKGIFNYKKGSCIFAETAASNHIYIIKSGSVGVYSYFNGKIITRIIYSDNDIFGYKDLFGKKLVTTTVIAIEDSIIKVLDKKEFESMIHIDKSVRIYLIKMMSARVYNTILRIKAIDINNIILKILTVIEGLVKLELLFKRTNYISLMYTIDDILSMVFINNNDYVEREIKKIKSIKITNNKNIIVNNVKIFFKEYERYQKRNSEKIEKDLY, translated from the coding sequence ATGATAAATTATAATAAACTCACTTTAAAAAAAAATTATGCTTTATTCATATCAGGACAATCTCCAAGTGATAAATTCTATATCATTAAAAAGGGAAAAGTTCTATTTGAAAGCTATTTTGCAGATAATTTTAAATATGAAAATAAAAAAGGAGATATTATAGGTATGGTAAGTGCAGTTTTAGATGAGCCATATTTCTCCACAGCAAAAGTAACAGAAGAGCTGGAAGCATTAGAAATAGATGTCAAAGAAATAGAAAAAATAGATAATTCTATATTATTAAATAAAATATATCAGCATCTCATAAATATAATGGAAGTATGGGTAAAAAAATATTATTATTTTTTGTCAAAATATGCAAAAATTGATGCTTCAACTAAAATTGATGTAGAAAAGTTAGCAAAAGCATATAAAGATGCAGGATTTGATGATGCCGTTTTGAAAATTTGTGAAAATAATAAGCATATAGAAAAAAGTATAGGAAAAATTAACAAAATAGAAGAACCTAAAGAATTAGCTAAAGGTATTTTTAATTATAAAAAAGGAAGCTGTATATTTGCTGAAACTGCTGCAAGTAATCACATATATATTATTAAATCTGGTTCAGTTGGAGTATATAGTTATTTTAACGGAAAAATTATAACTAGGATAATATATTCAGATAATGATATTTTTGGATATAAGGATCTATTTGGTAAAAAATTGGTAACTACAACAGTTATAGCTATTGAAGACTCTATTATAAAAGTTTTAGATAAAAAAGAATTTGAAAGTATGATACATATTGATAAATCTGTAAGAATATATCTAATAAAAATGATGTCTGCTAGAGTATATAATACCATATTAAGAATAAAGGCAATAGATATTAATAATATTATATTAAAAATTTTAACTGTTATAGAAGGATTGGTAAAACTAGAACTTTTATTTAAAAGAACCAATTACATATCATTAATGTATACAATAGATGACATATTAAGTATGGTTTTTATAAATAATAATGACTATGTTGAAAGAGAAATAAAAAAAATAAAGAGCATCAAAATCACAAATAATAAAAATATTATAGTAAATAATGTAAAAATTTTCTTTAAAGAATATGAAAGATACCAAAAAAGAAATTCTGAAAAAATTGAAAAAGACTTATATTAG